The window GTCGATGTCGGTGACCAGGCGACCGAAGGAGCTGGCGCTGGTGACTAGCTTGCCGGCGATGTCGCAGTTGTACGCCTGGTGGGTGTGGCCGCTGACGACCACGTCGATGGACGGGTCCATCCGGTTGGCGATGTCCACGATGGGGCCGGAGATGCCCTTGCAGTCGTTGATGCCGCCGGTCGCGTCCTGGGTGCCGCCCTCGTGCAGCAGCACGACGATGGTCTCGACGCCCTGGCGGCGCAGCTCGCGGGCGTACCGGTTGGCGGTCTGCGCCTCGTCGGCGAAGGTCAGGCCGGCGACGCCCTGCTGGCTGACGATCCGCGGGGTGCCCTCCAGCGTCATGCCGATGAAGCCGACCTTGACGCCCTGCACCTTGTGGATGGCGTACGGGGCCAGCAGCGGCTGGCCGGTCGCGGTCTTGAACGCGTTCGCGGAGAGGTACTGGAAGCCGGCGCCCTCGTACGGGGTGCCGTCGACGCAGCCGTCGACCGGGTGGCAGCCGCCGTTCTGGATGCGCAGCAGCTCGTCGGCGCCCTCGTCGAACTCGTGGTTGCCGACGCTGGCGTAGTCGAGCCCGGCCAGCGAGAGCGCCTCGATGGTCGGCTCGTCGTGGAACGCGGCGGAGAGCAGCGGGGAGGCGCCGATCAGGTCGCCGGCCGCCACGGTGATGGTGTTCTGCTTCTTGGCGTGCCTGCGCAGCTCGGCGAGCTGGGTGGCGAGGTGTTCGGCCCCGCCGGCGGGCTGCCCGGCGATGCTGCCGCTGGAGCCGGACGGCGGTTCGAGGTTGCCGTGGAAGTCGTTGAGGGCGAGCAGCTTGACGGCGACCGGCTTCGGGCCGGCGTCCGCCTGGTCGGGGGTGGTCGTGACCGCGCCGAAGGCGGTCACGGCGAGCGCGGTCAGGCCGATGGCGGCCCGGCGCATCCCGGGGATGGACATGGAACTCCTCGTGGGAAGCCGGCGCGGGCACCCGGGTGACGGTCCACCCCGGGGGCGGGCCGCGCCGTCGACAGGTTCGGTCGCGGTGGCGAGGGTGGCCGAGCGCCGCCGCGTCGCGGACAGCCTCTCATCGTCGCCCGCCCCGGTCGACCGGGGCGGGGGTGCAGACCTGCGCAAACTCGCGGCCGGCGACCGTCCGGACGGGCGTTTCCGACATGCCCGGCAGCCTGGGCGCCGGCCGGCGGAGGGGTGCCGCCGGCCCCGGCTGCCCGGGGCCGGCCGCCCGCCTCAGCAGTACGTGTAGCTGCCCTTGCTCCCCCACGAGCAGGAGTCGATCAGGGTGCCGGACGAGTTGCGCAGGGACGCCTTGTCTCCGGTGTTGTTCCAGATGTAGGCGCCCGAGCCCCAGTAGCGGTGGGTCGAGCTGTTGGTGCCCTTCCCGGTGTGCACGAAGACGCTGGCGCCCGGGGCCAGCCGGAAGTCGCCGGAGAACTTGTAGACGTGGTTGGACTGGTCGCGCAGCGTCCAGTACTTCAGGTTGACGG is drawn from Micromonospora sp. NBC_01740 and contains these coding sequences:
- a CDS encoding lamin tail domain-containing protein — encoded protein: MRRRLIGLAVALAVTVGVSLTTAGPAQAATPAVQITKAYYNSPGADNRSNSSLNAEYVRLTNRRSTTVNLKYWTLRDQSNHVYKFSGDFRLAPGASVFVHTGKGTNSSTHRYWGSGAYIWNNTGDKASLRNSSGTLIDSCSWGSKGSYTYC
- a CDS encoding bifunctional metallophosphatase/5'-nucleotidase, with translation MSIPGMRRAAIGLTALAVTAFGAVTTTPDQADAGPKPVAVKLLALNDFHGNLEPPSGSSGSIAGQPAGGAEHLATQLAELRRHAKKQNTITVAAGDLIGASPLLSAAFHDEPTIEALSLAGLDYASVGNHEFDEGADELLRIQNGGCHPVDGCVDGTPYEGAGFQYLSANAFKTATGQPLLAPYAIHKVQGVKVGFIGMTLEGTPRIVSQQGVAGLTFADEAQTANRYARELRRQGVETIVVLLHEGGTQDATGGINDCKGISGPIVDIANRMDPSIDVVVSGHTHQAYNCDIAGKLVTSASSFGRLVTDIDLSIDRRTGDVISAKAENVVVTRDLPKDPAQTALINRYKTVLGPVAGREVGQTTEEIKKTQETLFGTTLGESPLGNVIADAQLAATDDEQGAVAAFMNPGGVRADLDAGPVTYEEAFTVQPFGNNLVTLDLTGAQLYCMLEQQFVTGRTLYPSSTVRYVVDPAGTTGTVADACTGTRVVRGSLTLGGVAVTADATYRVTVNNFLSGGGDGFTVLTGGTNAVTGMIDLDAFVAYLTAESPVSAPALDRIRTTAEVPTA